ACCTGTTCGCCATCCTGTGGATTGAGAAGGACCGGCAACTGTATGGTCTGAACGCCAGCGGTCGTGCTCCCTATGACTGGAATCTTGAGGCCGCCAGGGCACTTGGACTGCGTTCAATTCCTAAATTCAGTCCGCTTAGCTGGAATGTACCGGGTTGTGTGAGCGGCTGGGGGGCGCTGAGCAGCCGATACGGAAAACTGCAGCTCTCACAGTGCCTGGAAGCATCGATTGATTACGCGACAAACGGCTTCCCGGTTTCGCCCATCATTTCAACACACTTCGAATTTGATCCAAAACAGGTCCCCGGTCTGGCTCGTGTTTATCATCCGAACGGTCAGCGCCCAAAGTATGGTGAGATTTTTCGAAACCAGTTGCTGGCCAAATCGTACCAGGCAATTGCAGAAGGAGGACCGGAAGCGTTTTATCAGGGGGAAATTGCAGAGCGAATTGTTGCCGCATCCACGGCACTTGGCGGAAAGATGAGTCTGAAGGACCTCAAAGATCACACCGCCACCTGGGTTGATCCTGTGAGCAGCAGCTATCGTGGCTGGGATGTCTGGGAAATTCCTCCCAATGGTCAGGGCATCGCAGCTCTGCAGATTTTGAACCTGCTGGAACACTTTGAGATCGATCGACTGAAACCGAATTCTGCCGAACACCTGCATCTGTTTGCCGAAGCCAAGAAGCTGGCCTTTGAAGATCGAGCCCAGTATTACGCGGATATGGAGTTCGCGGATGTCCCCGTTGAATGGTTGATCTCAAAAGACTACGCGGCGCAACGCGTGAAAATGATTGATCCGAGACGGGCACGCGACAAGGTGGCCTTCGGTGACCCTGAACTCGATTCAGACACCGTCTACCTGACAGCGGCCGACGGAAGCGGCAACATGATTTCCCTGATCCAGAGTAACTATCATGGTTTTGGTTCCGCGCTCTGCCCGGATGGTCTTGGCTTTCCCATTCAGAATCGAGGTCAGGCATTTTCGCTGGACCCCGGTCACCGCAACCGACTGGAACCTCATAAGCGTCCCTTCCACACCATCATTCCGGCGTTCATGACCCGAGACAGTCAGCCGGTGATGTCATTCGGAGTGATGGGGGGTGACTTCCAGCCTCAGGGACATTCGCAGGTCGTGATGAACATGATCGATTTTGGGATGTCACCGCAACAGGCGGGCGACCAGCCTCGGATTTCTCATTCGGGCAGTTCCAGTCCGTGGGGTGCAAAGTCGACCGATGGCGGTTCTTTGGTCTTTGAGCACGGGATTGACCCGGCCGTTAAGCAGCAACTCGCTCAAATGGGACATCGGATTCGACCTGGGGTCAGCGCCCACGGGGGATATCAGGCCATCTGGCGACTGGACGATCCACTGAGATATTTCGGTGGTTCTGATCCTCGTAAGGACGGTGCGGCAATCGGGTATTGAGTCCGGAACAGTTGAGTAACCGTGTGACGACCGGGAACGTGAGTTCCCTGGTGCTGCGCCGGATACGGAACCCGGGAGCTGACGACCCCGGTTCGTCCGCGCGCTGTTAAATAGCTGTCGTCCAGGCCAATCACAGTCGTCTACTCGGCGTTTCAGCCGATGCAGCCCGAGGTTCTCACGACCCTGGAAAATATGTGGCGTTGTGAGCTGTCCGTTTGCATCACCTGCTAAACAGTCTCTGTTGCCTGCAGCAGTCCCCGAATATACCCAAAGGCGAACAACCGGCCCAGCATGGTGTAGCCGGGCTCACCGGCATCTTCACCGTATAGCTGGGGGACGTGGTCCGGACGAATGGGGCCGGTGTAGTTGATTTCACGCAGGGCTCGGATGACGGCCGCCATGTTTGTGGGGCCGTTGTCGTGAAACGTTTCCATAAACGAATCCGCTGTTCCTTCAACGTCGCGAAAATGTACGTAGCGAATATGGCTACCCAGACGCCGAATCGCTGTCGGTATATCGACGCCCATTTCCACGAACGTCCCCATGCAAAAACAAATGGCGTTATACGGACTGGGGACCAAAGAAATCAGTCGCTCGAATCCGGCAACGGAGTTCATGATCCGTGACTTGCCGTGGAATTCCGGAAGAGGAGGATCGTCAGGATGCATGGCCAGCGTTACCTGGCATTCTTCCGCCACCGGTATCACTTCGCGCAGAAAACGTTCCAGCCAGATCCAGAGTTCGTCCGACGATATTGATGTTGTTGAAATCACCTGTTCATTGGAATTGAGCGACACCGCCTGTTCCGCATCAACCAGATCAAATGCCGTGACTTTTGCTCCACCTCTTGCTTCTGCGTCGATGCGTGTACGCACCCAGTCCGTGCCGGCCATAAAGTTGTAGCACAGAACCGGAATACCGGCTTGGCCCATGTGACGAATCAGGTCTTTGAAAGCGCGGATGTCGTTGCCGTCCTGATCGGTGCCCGTCTTGATGTTTTCAATGGGCAGGAAACCCTCAATGGCGACGACTTCCATTCCATGATCTTCAATCTTCTGTTTCGCCGCGAGCAGATCGTCAAGTCCAGGTCCGGGATATCGGATGGTAACCCCCTGGACGCCGCACTGAGCCGACAGTGCCAGGTTTTCTTCGCTCAGAGGAGTCAGGACGGTGGCAAGTTTCATAAAAAAATCTCCCGTACCACGTGTCCGCAGATGTCAGTGAATCGGTCGTGGTGAAATGTCCGTTGTTGTTGGTTCAGTCCTGGCAGATGACGTTCCGTTGTGTGCAGATCATGAAGTTGTGTGCAGATCATAACGTGTATCCTGTCGACCATGGCCCTGAATCCAAAGTCTTCTGTTCGGCCGCAGATCATCCGAGCCGTGACAGCAGGGGCAGTCGTCGACAGGCGGAAGCCGTGAAGACCGGGGTCACGAGGTCTCTGAATTTGAGCCTGTCCTGCAGCGTTTTGTTATCCGTGACTGAGTGTCGATCCTGCACGTGCTCGGTTTTCCCTGGTGGAATTGCGTTCATGTCACTGCCATGATGGTACGATCTTCCGGAAGTGTCTACGCTGAGACCCGGTTGATTCTGGATGCGCCCTGTCAACAAATCATCAGCTCTGCGACTGGATACGAAACCACTGGAAGATTATGACAGTCAATTTTTCAACCTGTTGTTTGCTGCTGGTACCCGGTACCTGGCTGCTAACGACTCAAATTGCCGAATGTGACGATCAGGAACTTCTTCGTGTGATCAGCAGGACAGGTCCGCAGGGAGTCGGGTCATCCGCCGCTCGTGCGGCCTGCGACGAACTGGCACAGCGAGATGTTGGGTTCCTGCCATCGTTGCTCACCGCAATGGATACATCCAATCCCGTTGCTGCGAACTGGTACCGCACGGTTTATCGGGAAATCGTTGCCCGCGGGTTGTCTTCATCCGGGACGCCCTGGCCAACTGCGTTTTTCAAACAGTACGTCAGCGATAGCCAACGCAGGGGAAAACCACGACGTTTAGCACTGAGCCTGGTCGACCGACTGGACCCGGATTTCCGGAATCACTGGCTGCCTTCGCGACTGACTGATCCGGAGTTCCGAACTGAGGCGATTGCCCTCGTCATCAGCGCTGGTGACCAGGCACTGGCTGACAAAGACAAGCAAACGGCAAAGGTTCGTTTTGAAGAGGCGTTTCAATATGCGCGCGATCGATCTCAGGTCACTCAGTCGGCAGAACGACTTCGGTCCATCGGTGAAACTGCTGATGTGATCAGACACCTGGGGTTGGTGACCGACTGGTGGCTCACCGGGC
This sequence is a window from Fuerstiella sp.. Protein-coding genes within it:
- a CDS encoding mannonate dehydratase, with amino-acid sequence MKLATVLTPLSEENLALSAQCGVQGVTIRYPGPGLDDLLAAKQKIEDHGMEVVAIEGFLPIENIKTGTDQDGNDIRAFKDLIRHMGQAGIPVLCYNFMAGTDWVRTRIDAEARGGAKVTAFDLVDAEQAVSLNSNEQVISTTSISSDELWIWLERFLREVIPVAEECQVTLAMHPDDPPLPEFHGKSRIMNSVAGFERLISLVPSPYNAICFCMGTFVEMGVDIPTAIRRLGSHIRYVHFRDVEGTADSFMETFHDNGPTNMAAVIRALREINYTGPIRPDHVPQLYGEDAGEPGYTMLGRLFAFGYIRGLLQATETV
- the ggt gene encoding gamma-glutamyltransferase codes for the protein MRRRQFIQLAGAGSIAAAGNFAAGESADMTARINQDLLRSRNGNRSTVVCQQGLVCASQPLAAQAGVDILKAGGNCVDAAICTNAMLGLTEPASNGIGGDLFAILWIEKDRQLYGLNASGRAPYDWNLEAARALGLRSIPKFSPLSWNVPGCVSGWGALSSRYGKLQLSQCLEASIDYATNGFPVSPIISTHFEFDPKQVPGLARVYHPNGQRPKYGEIFRNQLLAKSYQAIAEGGPEAFYQGEIAERIVAASTALGGKMSLKDLKDHTATWVDPVSSSYRGWDVWEIPPNGQGIAALQILNLLEHFEIDRLKPNSAEHLHLFAEAKKLAFEDRAQYYADMEFADVPVEWLISKDYAAQRVKMIDPRRARDKVAFGDPELDSDTVYLTAADGSGNMISLIQSNYHGFGSALCPDGLGFPIQNRGQAFSLDPGHRNRLEPHKRPFHTIIPAFMTRDSQPVMSFGVMGGDFQPQGHSQVVMNMIDFGMSPQQAGDQPRISHSGSSSPWGAKSTDGGSLVFEHGIDPAVKQQLAQMGHRIRPGVSAHGGYQAIWRLDDPLRYFGGSDPRKDGAAIGY